A genomic stretch from Sebastes fasciatus isolate fSebFas1 chromosome 23, fSebFas1.pri, whole genome shotgun sequence includes:
- the atp6v1e1b gene encoding V-type proton ATPase subunit E 1, translating into MALSDADVQKQIKHMMAFIEQEANEKAEEIDAKAEEEFNIEKGRLVQTQRLKIMEYYEKKEKQIEQQKKIQMSNLMNQARLKVLKARDDMISEMLTEARQRLSNIARDQSRYPALLDGLILQGLYQLLETKVTIRCRKSDVQMVQASIQRNIPVYKAAVKNNVEVRIDQDNFIPPDVSGGVEVYNGNGKIKVSNTLESRLELMAQQMQPEIRVALFGANPNRKFLD; encoded by the exons ATGGCGCTCAGCGATGCCGACGTTCAGAAGCAG ATCAAGCACATGATGGCCTTCATCGAACAGGAGGCCAATGAGAAGGCAGAAGAAATCGATGCAAAG GCAGAAGAGGAGTTCAACATCGAGAAGGGCCGTCTGGTCCAAACCCAGAGGCTGAAAATAATGGAGTACTACgagaagaaagagaagcagATCGAGCAGCAGAAGAAAAT TCAGATGTCTAACCTGATGAACCAGGCTCGACTGAAGGTGCTGAAGGCCCGAGATGACATGATCTCG gAAATGCTGACTGAGGCGCGTCAACGGCTCTCTAACATCGCCAGAGACCAGTCCAGGTATCCGGCTCTGTTGGACGGTTTGATCTTACAG GGATTATATCAGCTTCTGGAGACCAAAGTGACCATTCGCTGCCGTAAATCAGACGTGCAGATGGTACAG GCCTCCATCCAGAGGAATATTCCCGTATATAAAGCAGCTGTGAAGAACAACGTCGAGGTCCGCATCGACCAGGATAACTTCATCCCCCCGGACGT TTCTGGAGGTGTTGAGGTGTATAACGGTAACGGGAAGATCAAGGTGTCCAACACCTTGGAGAGCAGACTGGAGCTCATGGCTCAGCAG ATGCAGCCTGAAATCCGAGTGGCTCTCTTCGGTGCCAACCCAAACCGCAAGTTTCTGGACTAA
- the ada2b gene encoding adenosine deaminase 2-A, producing MLILIHPAVVTLLWFVRVTDGMPDPAQRDLLMRQEASRQTGGRVTLTAAEQKLDVYLHRLKEKEMSAAQFPPAIHFFRAKPLIQKSPIFKLLQKMPKGAALHIHTSSLVGVEWLVKNVTYRPHCYVCFTWDNSVRFLFSDRQPFPRWDCLYWQLLQTLRARIGDPAGFDNSLMQQLTLFTEDPDGEYPNQEIVWEKFEKAFIAAAGLISHAPVLRDFFYKGLEELLQDNIMYLELRSGLSRTYELDGSIHDKVWALKTFQEVTRRFVADHPDFLGARVIISVHRALSMSYVKAAVKEAIQLQKDFPDVVAGFDMVGREDGGKTLWYFREALSLPAELGVTLPYFFHAGETDDEGTDVDQNILDALLFNTTRIGHGFALAHHPLARELSRKRNVAVELCPISNQVLKLVSDLRNHPAAVLMSEGHPMVISSDDPSLFGTTGLSYDFYQAFVGIGGLKANLGTLKELALNSIRYSSLPAHLKDKSRVMWQKKWDAFISSQS from the exons ATGTTGATCCTAATCCACCCGGCTGTGGTCACCCTTCTGTGGTTTGTAAGAGTGACCGATGGGATGCCAGACCCGGCTCAGAGAGACCTGCTGATGCGTCAGGAGGCGTCCAGACAGACTGGAGGCCGGGTGACGCTGACGGCGGCCGAGCAGAAGCTGGACGTTTACCTCCATCGGTTAAAGGAGAAGGAGATGTCTGCAGCTCAGTTCCCTCCGGCGATCCACTTCTTCAGAGCAAAGCCGCTCATCCAGAAGAGTCCCATCTTCAAACTGCTGCAGAAGATGCCTAAAG GTGCAGCCCTCCACATCCACACCTCGTCTCTGGTCGGTGTTGAATGGCTGGTGAAAAACGTCACCTACAGGCCTCACTGCTACGTCTGCTTCACCTGGGACAACTCGGTCCGCTTCCTGTTCTCCGACCGCCAGCCCTTCCCACGATGGGACTGCCTCTACTGGCAGCTGCTCCAGACCTTGAGAGCCAGAATAGGAGACCCTGCAGGCTTTGATAACAG TTTGATGCAGCAGCTCACGCTGTTCACAGAGGATCCAGATGGCGAGTACCCAAACCAAGAGATTGTGTGGGAGAAGTTTGAGAAAGCCTTCATCGCAGCTGCTGGACTCATCAGCCATGCGCCGGTGCTGAGGGACTTCTTCTATAAGGGCCTAGAGGAGCTTCTCCAGGACAACATCATGTATCTGGAGCTCAGGAGCGGCCTCTCAAGG ACGTATGAGCTTGACGGATCCATTCACGATAAGGTCTGGGCTCTGAAAACGTTTCAAGAAGTTACGAGGAGATTTGTAGCCGATCATCCGGACTTTCTCGGGGCTCGTGTCATCATTTCTGTGCACAG GGCTCTGAGTATGTCTTATGTCAAAGCAGCTGTAAAAGAGGCCATTCAGCTGCAGAAGGACTTCCCAGATGTTGTTGCAGGATTTGACATG gttGGCCGGGAGGACGGTGGGAAGACTCTTTGGTACTTCAGGGAGGCCCTTTCTCTGCCAGCTGAGCTGGGTGTCACGCTGCCGTACTTCTTTCACGCCGGGGAAACGG atGATGAAGGCACCGACGTAGATCAAAACATTCTTGATGCTCTGCTGTTCAACACCACACGCATCGGACACGGCTTTGCTTTGGCACACCATCCACTCGCCAGAGAGCTTtccaggaagagaaacgttgcTGTGGAGCTGTGTCCCATCTCTAACCAG gtgCTGAAGCTGGTATCGGATCTTCGGAACCACCCTGCAGCTGTGCTGATGTCTGAGGGCCACCCGATGGTGATCAGCTCTGATGACCCGTCTCTGTTCGGCACCACGGGCCTCTCCTACGACTTCTATCAAGCCTTTGTTGGCATCGGAGGATTGAAAGCAAACCTGGGCACTCTGAAAGAGCTGGCTCTGAACTCCATCAG GTACAGCTCCCTGCCAGCTCATCTGAAGGACAAAAGTCGTGTCATGTGGCAGAAAAAATGGGACGCCTTCATCTCAAGTCAGTCATGA
- the LOC141761724 gene encoding putative polypeptide N-acetylgalactosaminyltransferase 8 isoform X2: protein MHTFTRMRSGWIKGSLLAFAMAALLYLSSIKREVHTHSERLQKAHHNDSIRGQGMIKRMDKMETDINRLLNLMNKLEKKDSVKQNNVEVKKERKVVRKLYPNSALFSKWGDGLSEEEQKEAEGSFQRFGYNAFLSDRLPLNREIPDTRPSRCAEKKYPEDLPSVSVVLIYLDEALSIIKRAVRSIIDKTPAKLLKEIILVDDHSSNEDLMEKLDEYVTSIHEERPGLVKRVMHSERLGLTQARLSGWRAAVGDVVAILDAHIEVHVQWAEPLLARIKEDRTVILTPVFDKVNYDDLSLIPYIPAADAFDWALWCMYESFRPEWYALKDDSQPGKSPSIMGILVADRKFFGEIGSLDGGMKIYGGENVELGIRVWLCGGSIEVIPCSKIAHIERAKKPYLSDLSEMVRRNALRVAEVWMDEYKYNVNIAWNVPLEKHGIDIGDVSERKKLREQLKCKPFKWYLDNVYPMLDPLRDLLGYGAMINSMKPELCIDQGPIPGNTPIAYGCHFYSPQYCYYRTDGQIYIGGIKSHKYNVNRCLVDRGTGVYPGLYDCKTAQQKKFHILWDFKQNGPIQNRETKRCVEMAKGEDGYYKLVVQECSGQTWKIQHLIKDR from the exons ATGCACACTTTCACCAGGATGAGGTCTGGCTGGATTAAAGGATCACTTCTGGCTTTTGCCATGGCTGCTCTGTTATACCTCAGCTCCATTAAGAGGGAGGTTCATACCCATTCGGAGCGACTCCAGAAGGCCCACCACAATGACTCCATAAGGGGTCAGGGAATGATCAAGAGGATGgacaagatggagacagacatcaACAGGCTGC TCAATCTGATGAATAAACTTGAAAAGAAGGACTCGGTGAAACAGAACAACGTGGAGgtgaagaaggagaggaaggtgGTGAGGAAGCTGTACCCGAACTCGGCTCTGTTCAGCAAGTGGGGCGACGGGCTgtcagaggaggagcagaaggaggCCGAGGGGTCGTTTCAGAGATTCGGCTACAACGCCTTCCTCAGTGACCGGCTGCCACTCAACAGAGAGATTCCCGACACCAGGCCGTCCAG GTGTGCTGAGAAGAAGTACCCTGAGGATCTGCCCTCCGTCAGCGTCGTGTTGATCTACCTGGATGAAGCTCTTTCTATCATCAAACGAGCCGTCCGCAGCATCATCGACAAGACACCGGCTAAGCTGCTGAAAGAAATCATACTGGTGGACGACCACAGCAGTAACG AGGATTTAATGGAGAAACTGGATGAATACGTCACCTCCATCCACGAGGAGCGTCCGGGCCTGGTGAAGAGAGTCATGCACTCTGAGCGGCTCGGCCTCACCCAGGCCAGACTGTCAGGATGGAGGGCTGCCGTGGGGGACGTGGTGGCAATCTTGGACGCTCACATAGAGGTTCATGTACAATG GGCAGAGCCGTTGTTAGCTCGGATCAAAGAGGACCGCACCGTGATACTGACTCCAGTGTTTGACAAAGTCAACTATGATGACTTGTCACTGATTCCTTACATACCTGCGGCGGACGCCTTCGACTGGGCTCTGTGGTGCATGTACGAGTCCTTCAGACCGGAGTGGTACGCTCTAAAGGACGACTCACAACCTGGAAA GAGCCCCTCCATCATGGGGATTCTTGTGGCCGATCGCAAGTTCTTCGGAGAGATCGGAAGCCTTGATGGTGGAATGAAAATATACGGTGGAGAAAATGTGGAGCTCGGCATCCGG GTTTGGCTGTGTGGAGGAAGCATAGAGGTCATACCTTGCTCTAAAATCGCCCACATTGAACGGGCCAAGAAGCCTTACCTCTCAGACTTGAGTGAGATGGTGAGGCGTAATGCACTGAGGGTGGCGGAGGTGTGGATGGATGAATACAAGTACAATGTCAACATTGCCTGGAACGTTCCCCTAGAG aaacacggGATAGACATCGGGGATGTGTCGGAGAGGAAAAAATTGAGAGAGCAGCTGAAATGCAAACCCTTTAAGTGGTATCTGGATAACGTTTACCCCATGCTGGACCCTCTGCGTGACCTGCTAGGTTATGGAGCG ATGATAAATAGTATGAAACCCGAGCTCTGTATTGACCAAGGCCCAATTCCGGGGAACACACCCATCGCATATGGTTGCCACTTCTACTCCCCTCAG TACTGTTATTATCGCACCGATGGACAAATCTACATTGGCGGTATCAAATCTCACAAGTACAACGTCAACCGCTGTCTGGTGGACCGCGGCACTGGAGTCTACCCGGGACTGTACGACTGCAAAACGGCCCAGCAGAAGAAATTCCACATTCTGTGGGATTTTAAACAG AATGGACCGATCCAgaacagagaaacaaagagatgCGTGGAAATGGCGAAAGGTGAAGACGGCTATTACAAACTTGTCGTTCAGGAGTGCAGCGGTCAGACCTGGAAGATACAACATCTCATCAAAGACCGCTGA
- the LOC141761724 gene encoding putative polypeptide N-acetylgalactosaminyltransferase 8 isoform X1, which translates to MRYTWGNALSGQQSENQTENCTSSKSGVNCRNQITHLWQNKMHTFTRMRSGWIKGSLLAFAMAALLYLSSIKREVHTHSERLQKAHHNDSIRGQGMIKRMDKMETDINRLLNLMNKLEKKDSVKQNNVEVKKERKVVRKLYPNSALFSKWGDGLSEEEQKEAEGSFQRFGYNAFLSDRLPLNREIPDTRPSRCAEKKYPEDLPSVSVVLIYLDEALSIIKRAVRSIIDKTPAKLLKEIILVDDHSSNEDLMEKLDEYVTSIHEERPGLVKRVMHSERLGLTQARLSGWRAAVGDVVAILDAHIEVHVQWAEPLLARIKEDRTVILTPVFDKVNYDDLSLIPYIPAADAFDWALWCMYESFRPEWYALKDDSQPGKSPSIMGILVADRKFFGEIGSLDGGMKIYGGENVELGIRVWLCGGSIEVIPCSKIAHIERAKKPYLSDLSEMVRRNALRVAEVWMDEYKYNVNIAWNVPLEKHGIDIGDVSERKKLREQLKCKPFKWYLDNVYPMLDPLRDLLGYGAMINSMKPELCIDQGPIPGNTPIAYGCHFYSPQYCYYRTDGQIYIGGIKSHKYNVNRCLVDRGTGVYPGLYDCKTAQQKKFHILWDFKQNGPIQNRETKRCVEMAKGEDGYYKLVVQECSGQTWKIQHLIKDR; encoded by the exons ATGAGATACACCTGGGGTAATGCACTGAGCGGGCAGCAGAGTGAAAACCAAACTGAAAATTGCACTTCCAGTAAATCTGGTGTGAACTGCAGGAATCAGATAACACATCTATG GCAAAACAAGATGCACACTTTCACCAGGATGAGGTCTGGCTGGATTAAAGGATCACTTCTGGCTTTTGCCATGGCTGCTCTGTTATACCTCAGCTCCATTAAGAGGGAGGTTCATACCCATTCGGAGCGACTCCAGAAGGCCCACCACAATGACTCCATAAGGGGTCAGGGAATGATCAAGAGGATGgacaagatggagacagacatcaACAGGCTGC TCAATCTGATGAATAAACTTGAAAAGAAGGACTCGGTGAAACAGAACAACGTGGAGgtgaagaaggagaggaaggtgGTGAGGAAGCTGTACCCGAACTCGGCTCTGTTCAGCAAGTGGGGCGACGGGCTgtcagaggaggagcagaaggaggCCGAGGGGTCGTTTCAGAGATTCGGCTACAACGCCTTCCTCAGTGACCGGCTGCCACTCAACAGAGAGATTCCCGACACCAGGCCGTCCAG GTGTGCTGAGAAGAAGTACCCTGAGGATCTGCCCTCCGTCAGCGTCGTGTTGATCTACCTGGATGAAGCTCTTTCTATCATCAAACGAGCCGTCCGCAGCATCATCGACAAGACACCGGCTAAGCTGCTGAAAGAAATCATACTGGTGGACGACCACAGCAGTAACG AGGATTTAATGGAGAAACTGGATGAATACGTCACCTCCATCCACGAGGAGCGTCCGGGCCTGGTGAAGAGAGTCATGCACTCTGAGCGGCTCGGCCTCACCCAGGCCAGACTGTCAGGATGGAGGGCTGCCGTGGGGGACGTGGTGGCAATCTTGGACGCTCACATAGAGGTTCATGTACAATG GGCAGAGCCGTTGTTAGCTCGGATCAAAGAGGACCGCACCGTGATACTGACTCCAGTGTTTGACAAAGTCAACTATGATGACTTGTCACTGATTCCTTACATACCTGCGGCGGACGCCTTCGACTGGGCTCTGTGGTGCATGTACGAGTCCTTCAGACCGGAGTGGTACGCTCTAAAGGACGACTCACAACCTGGAAA GAGCCCCTCCATCATGGGGATTCTTGTGGCCGATCGCAAGTTCTTCGGAGAGATCGGAAGCCTTGATGGTGGAATGAAAATATACGGTGGAGAAAATGTGGAGCTCGGCATCCGG GTTTGGCTGTGTGGAGGAAGCATAGAGGTCATACCTTGCTCTAAAATCGCCCACATTGAACGGGCCAAGAAGCCTTACCTCTCAGACTTGAGTGAGATGGTGAGGCGTAATGCACTGAGGGTGGCGGAGGTGTGGATGGATGAATACAAGTACAATGTCAACATTGCCTGGAACGTTCCCCTAGAG aaacacggGATAGACATCGGGGATGTGTCGGAGAGGAAAAAATTGAGAGAGCAGCTGAAATGCAAACCCTTTAAGTGGTATCTGGATAACGTTTACCCCATGCTGGACCCTCTGCGTGACCTGCTAGGTTATGGAGCG ATGATAAATAGTATGAAACCCGAGCTCTGTATTGACCAAGGCCCAATTCCGGGGAACACACCCATCGCATATGGTTGCCACTTCTACTCCCCTCAG TACTGTTATTATCGCACCGATGGACAAATCTACATTGGCGGTATCAAATCTCACAAGTACAACGTCAACCGCTGTCTGGTGGACCGCGGCACTGGAGTCTACCCGGGACTGTACGACTGCAAAACGGCCCAGCAGAAGAAATTCCACATTCTGTGGGATTTTAAACAG AATGGACCGATCCAgaacagagaaacaaagagatgCGTGGAAATGGCGAAAGGTGAAGACGGCTATTACAAACTTGTCGTTCAGGAGTGCAGCGGTCAGACCTGGAAGATACAACATCTCATCAAAGACCGCTGA